The proteins below come from a single Synechococcus sp. MW101C3 genomic window:
- a CDS encoding AAA family ATPase has translation MKARLHTINIRNFKAFRSFTLNLEGRHLLVYGENGAGKSSLYWALFTFLQSARKPLNSIAKYFDPAAQEHLLNIYEQADATPMPAEIALTLRDGITRNDTTYRISQADHGTHDQPAILKGDLASDFITYRFFFGFSHFRNSETFNIWPLFENEILPFCVSTGGISPLDMWSRIRDCDPNPSGLSGPRGSSAYRDFKRDTEAFAGVLTEIVDSISAEAQRFYDTHFAAGDVAPITLKLKVTVPPSFTGTTKSNCQFTSPVIEFGIQADGVTIRRPQVFLNEAKLTQLALSVRFAASLVNLHESDLKLLVLDDLLVSLDMSNRMKVVEILLAESFANYQKIILTHDLGFFREFRRMIGPCLPEWSLVRLVGDPISEIRGVSEKSYLQKAEDYLYGHCLDEAAICLRKAAEDMAKRYREWTEQTRLPPGEFFSLTENLRAAKNRLMQKVPAQLYFSVINGAPLEIRGHLVPDADDDIDALPGIDSGTRGVLKTQRRKLRALLTDENWKVMDNIQLIEQILHTTERVLNPGAHGSDLPLYENEVRNALSLLVRLEMSIP, from the coding sequence ATGAAGGCTCGTCTCCATACGATTAACATTAGAAACTTTAAGGCATTTAGGTCCTTTACTCTTAATCTGGAAGGCCGCCACCTTCTCGTTTACGGTGAGAATGGGGCCGGTAAGTCCTCCCTTTACTGGGCACTTTTCACTTTCCTTCAAAGTGCACGGAAGCCGTTGAACTCGATCGCCAAGTACTTCGATCCCGCCGCACAGGAGCATCTGCTCAATATCTATGAGCAGGCGGATGCAACACCCATGCCTGCTGAAATTGCCCTGACTCTACGAGATGGCATCACAAGAAACGACACTACCTATCGCATCAGCCAGGCCGATCACGGCACGCATGACCAGCCTGCCATCCTAAAAGGTGATCTTGCCAGCGACTTCATCACCTACCGATTTTTCTTCGGCTTCTCCCATTTTCGTAACTCCGAGACGTTCAATATCTGGCCACTCTTTGAGAATGAGATTCTGCCCTTCTGTGTGAGCACAGGTGGCATTTCTCCGCTTGATATGTGGAGCCGCATTCGTGACTGTGACCCGAATCCTTCAGGCTTAAGCGGGCCAAGAGGTTCCTCCGCCTATCGTGATTTTAAGAGGGATACAGAAGCCTTTGCGGGGGTTCTAACTGAGATTGTCGATTCCATAAGCGCTGAGGCACAGCGTTTCTACGACACCCATTTCGCCGCAGGTGATGTGGCTCCAATTACTCTAAAGCTCAAAGTAACAGTTCCACCATCCTTTACAGGCACAACCAAGAGTAACTGTCAATTTACTAGTCCAGTAATTGAGTTTGGCATCCAAGCGGACGGAGTCACTATCAGACGTCCACAAGTCTTCCTGAATGAAGCCAAGCTAACCCAGCTCGCACTCTCAGTGCGTTTCGCCGCATCCCTTGTCAATCTTCATGAATCCGACCTGAAACTACTCGTTCTTGACGACCTCCTTGTGAGTCTGGACATGAGCAACAGGATGAAAGTAGTCGAGATCCTGCTTGCCGAGTCTTTTGCTAACTATCAAAAAATCATCCTCACCCACGACCTTGGATTCTTCCGTGAGTTCCGCCGAATGATCGGACCGTGCCTTCCCGAATGGAGTCTCGTTCGGCTCGTCGGAGATCCCATTAGTGAGATCAGAGGGGTGTCTGAGAAATCTTATTTGCAGAAGGCTGAGGACTATCTCTATGGCCATTGCCTCGACGAAGCCGCCATCTGCCTCCGTAAGGCAGCGGAGGATATGGCAAAGCGTTACCGCGAATGGACAGAACAAACCAGGCTTCCTCCTGGCGAGTTCTTTAGCCTCACGGAAAACCTTCGCGCTGCCAAGAACAGACTAATGCAAAAAGTCCCGGCGCAACTCTATTTCAGTGTGATCAATGGTGCACCTCTTGAAATCCGAGGGCACCTTGTCCCAGATGCAGATGACGACATAGACGCTCTACCAGGGATTGATTCTGGAACTAGAGGTGTACTCAAGACTCAGCGAAGAAAGCTTCGTGCTCTTTTGACAGATGAAAACTGGAAGGTGATGGATAATATCCAATTGATTGAACAAATCCTACACACTACCGAGCGTGTTCTTAACCCCGGTGCCCACGGCAGTGATTTACCGCTCTATGAAAATGAGGTCCGTAATGCCCTCAGTCTTCTTGTTAGGCTAGAGATGAGCATCCCTTAG